In Candidatus Poribacteria bacterium, a genomic segment contains:
- a CDS encoding formylglycine-generating enzyme family protein: protein MKSRLLFLVLCCLYLSGCDIKNPTGLITDLLKDEVPMVLIPAGEFQMGSDTDQADEKPVHTVYVDAFHIDVRPVTNEDYKKFVDANPHWRKDSIPEKYHDGNYLALWEKNDYSAEKADHPVVYVSWYAAMAYAQWTEKRLPTEAEWEKAARGGLVGKKYPWGDTEDITKAGTQLWESPPRTTAIGTYPPNGYGLYDTAGNVWEWCLDAYQADFYFNSPPRNPIGGAVETETLIADFMNIDTPRVLRGGAWTGDPRMVRVAVRDKENPTRTLSLAGFRCVRSLSK from the coding sequence ATGAAAAGCAGATTACTATTTCTGGTCCTATGTTGTTTGTACCTTTCTGGGTGCGACATCAAAAACCCAACTGGTTTAATCACAGATCTATTGAAAGACGAGGTCCCTATGGTTTTAATTCCAGCGGGTGAATTCCAGATGGGAAGCGACACAGATCAAGCCGACGAGAAACCAGTGCATACCGTTTACGTTGACGCGTTTCACATAGATGTGCGTCCCGTCACCAATGAAGATTACAAAAAATTTGTTGATGCCAACCCACACTGGCGAAAAGACAGCATTCCGGAAAAATATCACGATGGCAATTACTTAGCACTTTGGGAAAAGAATGACTACTCGGCAGAGAAAGCCGACCACCCGGTGGTTTATGTGAGTTGGTACGCAGCGATGGCGTATGCACAGTGGACAGAAAAACGGCTGCCGACCGAGGCGGAGTGGGAGAAAGCGGCACGAGGCGGCCTAGTTGGAAAAAAATATCCCTGGGGTGATACCGAGGATATCACGAAGGCGGGTACTCAGCTATGGGAAAGCCCCCCCCGCACAACTGCGATAGGCACATATCCGCCAAATGGCTATGGGCTTTACGACACGGCGGGTAATGTGTGGGAATGGTGTCTTGATGCCTATCAGGCGGATTTTTATTTCAACTCTCCACCGCGGAACCCCATCGGAGGAGCCGTCGAAACCGAGACGTTGATAGCAGATTTCATGAATATTGATACACCGCGCGTGTTACGGGGTGGTGCCTGGACAGGCGACCCCAGAATGGTGCGGGTTGCTGTGCGAGACAAAGAAAACCCAACGCGCACACTGAGCCTTGCAGGATTTCGATGTGTCCGCTCCCTCTCAAAATGA